One segment of Phaeacidiphilus oryzae TH49 DNA contains the following:
- a CDS encoding PH domain-containing protein, whose product MNDSAPAEPAYADRVHRSKPGAVAGVLLIALALWLGIDAMLGGSGRDVFIALAALVLVVPGVIAWTLWPSVRYNEERLVVRNPLRTVTVPWAAVDDFRSGYSVEMLTGGKKYQVWAIPVSLRQRKKANVRAARAAAGGDPYAPVSGLFGGGRRRASDAAHPIGGPGLRGALRAQEGADRADPTVAWSDRVVSELRERAEAARAGSGDAAPAPARATWTWALIAPMLIGLIALIVLLAG is encoded by the coding sequence ATGAACGACTCTGCCCCCGCCGAACCCGCGTACGCCGACCGGGTCCACCGCTCCAAGCCCGGCGCGGTCGCCGGAGTGCTGCTGATCGCGCTCGCCCTGTGGCTCGGGATCGACGCGATGCTCGGCGGCAGCGGGCGGGACGTCTTCATCGCGCTGGCCGCGCTGGTCCTGGTGGTCCCCGGGGTGATCGCGTGGACCCTGTGGCCGTCCGTCCGCTACAACGAGGAGCGCCTGGTGGTCCGCAATCCGCTGCGGACCGTCACCGTGCCGTGGGCGGCGGTGGACGACTTCCGGTCCGGCTACTCCGTGGAGATGCTGACCGGCGGCAAGAAGTACCAGGTCTGGGCGATCCCGGTGTCGCTGCGGCAGCGCAAGAAGGCGAACGTCCGGGCGGCCCGTGCGGCGGCCGGCGGCGACCCGTACGCACCGGTCTCCGGCCTCTTCGGCGGCGGGCGCCGGCGGGCGTCGGACGCGGCGCACCCGATCGGCGGGCCCGGGTTGCGCGGCGCGCTGCGGGCGCAGGAGGGCGCGGACCGCGCCGACCCGACCGTCGCATGGTCGGACCGGGTCGTCTCCGAGCTGCGGGAGCGGGCCGAGGCGGCGCGCGCGGGGAGCGGCGACGCGGCGCCGGCGCCGGCGCGGGCGACCTGGACCTGGGCGCTGATCGCCCCCATGCTGATCGGCTTGATCGCTCTGATCGTCCTCCTGGCCGGCTAG